The Deinococcus sp. Leaf326 genomic interval TCACTCGGCCACCTCCTGCACGTCTTTGCGGGTCCAGCGGTCGGCGTCACGGGTCTCGACCTTGGCCATCATGCGCGCGAAGCCGCGTTCCAGGCTCACCCCGCGCTCGTTCGCCATGCACAGCATCACGAACAGCAGGTCGGCGAGTTCGAGTTCAAGATCGCCCACGTCCTCGCCGGGCTTGGGCGTCTTGCCGTTCTGGTGGGCGATCACCCGCGCGATCTCGCCAGTCTCCTCGGTCAGCCGGGCCAGCATGAGGAGCGGCGGAAAGTATCCCTCCTTGAACTGCGAGATGTAGGTGTCCACCCGCTGCCGGGCCGCCTCGAAGGTGAGGGGAGTGGGATCGGGGGAAGGCGTCATGCGCACAGGGTAGCGCCCGGAAAAAGGCAGACCCCCGCCGGAAGGGTCGGGGGTCTGCCGCGGGGGCCGGCTGCGGGCGGGGCTCAGCGGATGTAGAGGTAGGTCTCCTGCACGTCGCGGTCGGCGACCGCATAGGGGCGCAGGTAGGAGTCAGTTGCGCCGTTCCAGCGCTGGCCGTCGTACACGCCGCTGAACACGAGGTCGGTGGTGGGGCGCACGCGGGTGAAGATGGCGCGCACGCGCTGGAGGCCGCGCGGCGCGGCCACGTTGTAGGTCGCGCCGTCCTGCACGCGCGGGAAGGTGGTGGTACCTGCTCCGACATACGCGTTCTGGACGAGCGGCGAGGCGTAGCCGCCGGGGTTCAGCGCCACCAGGGTCAGGTAACCGGGGGTGCGCACGGTCACGCTGAACTGCACCGGCTCGCCGACCGCGTAGGTCGCGCCCTCGCCCCGGTCGGGAGACAGGCGGGTGATGAGATTGCTGCCGCTGCCGCTCAGACCGCTGTTCGAACGGACGTTCACCGTACACGCGCTCAGGCCCAGGGAGCCGAGCAGCAGGACCGACACAAAGGCGCTACGCATACCCGGAGTGTACCGGCGGGGCCTGACGGAACTCTGAGGGTCGCCCGCCTCACAATTCACGAAGGGCAGGGTCCAGGGGCGGGCGAGACAACCCGCCGCCGCGCACGGTTGTGCCCGCATGGGCGGGGGTAGCATGACGCATGACCACCCGTCTCGCCCGGCCACTGTTGCTCGGGGCGCTGCTGCTTTCAGTTTCGGCGCTGGCCCAGGTCGGTGCTCCGTCGGGGAACGCCGCGTCGGGGGCGGCTGGCCCGGCGGCGGCCTCGCCCGTGACCTCGGCACCCGGCGCGGTTCCCCCCGGGCCCTACACCACCAACCAGTTTTTTCAGAATCTCCGGGACGCCCAGGTCACCCAGGTGACGCTCGACAGC includes:
- a CDS encoding nucleotide pyrophosphohydrolase; the protein is MTPSPDPTPLTFEAARQRVDTYISQFKEGYFPPLLMLARLTEETGEIARVIAHQNGKTPKPGEDVGDLELELADLLFVMLCMANERGVSLERGFARMMAKVETRDADRWTRKDVQEVAE
- a CDS encoding DUF4384 domain-containing protein gives rise to the protein MRSAFVSVLLLGSLGLSACTVNVRSNSGLSGSGSNLITRLSPDRGEGATYAVGEPVQFSVTVRTPGYLTLVALNPGGYASPLVQNAYVGAGTTTFPRVQDGATYNVAAPRGLQRVRAIFTRVRPTTDLVFSGVYDGQRWNGATDSYLRPYAVADRDVQETYLYIR